The following coding sequences are from one Brooklawnia cerclae window:
- the eutS gene encoding ethanolamine utilization microcompartment protein EutS translates to MAEKQRIIQEFVPGKQVTLAHVVANPDERLYGKVGLPSGGGAIGVLTITPSEAAIIAADIATKASDVELGFVDRFSGSLIVLGRLADVETAVKSVVDGLCDGLGFARPPVTKS, encoded by the coding sequence ATGGCCGAGAAGCAGCGCATCATCCAGGAGTTCGTCCCGGGCAAGCAGGTGACGCTCGCCCACGTGGTCGCCAACCCCGATGAGCGCCTCTACGGGAAGGTCGGGCTACCGTCCGGCGGTGGCGCGATCGGTGTGCTGACGATCACCCCCAGCGAGGCGGCGATCATCGCGGCCGACATCGCCACCAAGGCCTCCGACGTCGAACTGGGGTTCGTCGACCGGTTCTCCGGCTCCCTCATCGTCCTCGGACGTCTGGCCGACGTCGAGACGGCCGTGAAGAGCGTGGTGGACGGGCTGTGCGACGGGCTGGGGTTCGCTCGTCCGCCGGTGACAAAGTCGTGA
- a CDS encoding EutP/PduV family microcompartment system protein, with translation MKRILLVGSVGCGKTTLLQRLRGADLDYAKTETIYTDGTVIDTPGEYLELPWFKHSLRMASFDADLVVLLASANVADTRFPPGFTTFFTPPSIGVVTKIDVASPDQVRTASAHLVLAGVTEVLEVSAVTGEGIEALTERIA, from the coding sequence GTGAAGCGGATCCTGCTGGTCGGCAGCGTCGGGTGTGGGAAGACCACGCTCCTGCAACGTCTGCGAGGCGCTGACCTGGACTACGCCAAGACCGAGACCATCTACACCGACGGCACCGTCATCGACACCCCGGGCGAATATCTCGAGTTGCCCTGGTTCAAGCACTCGTTGCGGATGGCCTCGTTCGACGCCGACCTCGTGGTGCTGCTGGCTTCGGCGAATGTCGCCGACACGAGGTTCCCGCCGGGATTCACGACGTTCTTCACCCCGCCGTCGATCGGCGTGGTGACCAAGATCGACGTCGCGTCACCCGACCAGGTGCGGACGGCGTCTGCTCACCTCGTGCTTGCCGGGGTCACCGAGGTTCTCGAGGTGTCCGCGGTCACCGGCGAGGGCATCGAGGCCCTCACCGAGAGGATCGCCTGA
- a CDS encoding BMC domain-containing protein, protein MQEALGMVETKGFVPAVEAADAMVKAANVVLIGSQRVGSGLVTVLVRGDVGAVKAATDAGAVAAQRVGELVSVHVIPRPHTDVEKILPSAEK, encoded by the coding sequence ATGCAAGAAGCCCTCGGAATGGTGGAGACGAAGGGTTTCGTCCCCGCCGTTGAAGCCGCTGATGCAATGGTCAAGGCGGCGAACGTCGTCCTCATCGGTAGCCAGCGTGTCGGATCCGGCTTGGTGACCGTCCTGGTCCGCGGCGACGTCGGCGCGGTCAAGGCCGCCACCGATGCCGGAGCCGTAGCCGCACAACGCGTCGGCGAACTGGTCTCGGTTCACGTGATCCCGCGTCCCCACACCGACGTCGAGAAGATTCTCCCGTCGGCCGAGAAGTGA
- a CDS encoding IS481 family transposase, with amino-acid sequence MAHANAALTPRHRLKVAQLVVDQGWPISEVAARFQVSWPTVKRWADRYAAGESMDDRSSRPHHQPARTPAPTVRRVLELRWRKRLGPVQLASRTGVAASTVHKILVRNRLNRLTYVDRATGEPVRRYEHDHPGSLIHVDVKKLGNIPDGGGWRFVGRQQGDWNQQATPGKPKSKYHNPLMGHAFVHTVIDDHSRVAYAEVHDDETAATATAVLARAVAWYAARGITIERVLSDNGSAYKSHLWRDTCAALGITMKKTRPRRPQTNGKIERFHRTLADGWAYARHYYSETERRQALPGWLHEYNHHRPHSAIGGKPPISRLTNVPDQYT; translated from the coding sequence GTGGCCCACGCTAACGCAGCCCTGACCCCGAGACATCGATTGAAGGTCGCCCAGCTCGTTGTCGACCAAGGCTGGCCGATCAGTGAGGTCGCTGCCCGATTCCAGGTGTCGTGGCCGACCGTGAAACGGTGGGCCGATCGGTACGCCGCCGGGGAATCGATGGACGACCGGTCGAGTCGGCCGCACCACCAGCCGGCCCGGACACCAGCACCGACCGTGCGCAGGGTCCTCGAGCTCAGGTGGCGCAAACGTCTCGGCCCGGTGCAGCTGGCCTCCCGCACGGGTGTCGCGGCGTCGACGGTCCACAAGATCCTGGTCCGTAACCGGCTGAACCGGCTCACCTATGTGGACCGGGCCACCGGGGAACCCGTCCGCCGCTACGAGCACGACCATCCCGGGTCGTTGATCCATGTGGATGTGAAGAAGCTCGGCAACATCCCCGACGGTGGCGGGTGGCGGTTCGTCGGCCGCCAGCAAGGCGACTGGAACCAGCAGGCGACCCCTGGCAAGCCGAAGAGCAAGTATCACAACCCGCTCATGGGCCACGCGTTCGTGCACACCGTGATCGACGACCACAGCCGGGTCGCGTACGCCGAGGTCCACGACGACGAAACCGCGGCCACCGCGACCGCTGTCCTGGCCCGCGCGGTCGCCTGGTACGCCGCCCGCGGCATCACCATCGAACGCGTGCTGTCCGACAACGGGTCGGCCTACAAGTCGCACTTGTGGCGCGACACCTGCGCCGCGCTCGGCATCACCATGAAGAAGACCCGACCCCGCCGACCCCAAACGAACGGCAAGATCGAACGCTTCCACCGCACCCTCGCCGACGGCTGGGCCTACGCCCGCCACTACTACTCAGAAACCGAACGACGCCAAGCCCTGCCCGGCTGGCTCCACGAATACAATCACCACCGACCCCACTCAGCCATCGGAGGCAAACCCCCAATCAGCCGATTGACCAACGTCCCCGATCAGTACACCTAG